One genomic window of Haloarchaeobius salinus includes the following:
- a CDS encoding type I restriction-modification system subunit M: MAENDQATLPGTGPDLLTLPTLEKHLWAAADKLRGSIDSADYKNYIFGLLFLKRANDRFEEETEEVAEDLGIPVETAKDDRDLHEEFWIPERARWNHIKAQETDVGAALNKALAAVEDENDPIADRVLTTVDFNDKERLPDSLLSDLVSHFSKHRYRNADLEDPDIFGRAYEYLIREFADDAGKKGGEFYTPREVVRLIVKCVNPEPGHRVYDPCCGSGGMLIYSAEHIRESGGDMTDISLYGQEKNLNTWAIGQMNVLLHELYDAKIEKGDTITEPKRVTKHDELEVFDRVIANPMWNQKEWSKDWVEDNEPYNRFPYGLPPSNRGDWAWVQLMIASLNETGKAGVVMDNGVLFRSRSEKKIRKPVLENDLVEAVIALPENLFYNTGSPGCILILNKDKPEELEDKVHFIYAEDQTLRESEVQVFEELSNQNQLTDEGVDYIAETFLAGREEGHHSRLVDMEEIEENDWNLNVPRYIDTTEPDEPIDVSEKLRELDKLAEERRKTDEELQQYMEELEYQ; encoded by the coding sequence ATGGCTGAAAACGACCAGGCAACGCTACCTGGAACGGGACCAGATCTACTCACACTCCCCACTCTCGAAAAACATCTATGGGCGGCCGCGGACAAGCTCCGAGGAAGCATCGACTCGGCCGACTACAAGAACTACATTTTCGGTTTGCTGTTCCTCAAGCGGGCCAACGACCGCTTCGAGGAGGAGACCGAAGAGGTCGCTGAGGACCTCGGGATTCCAGTCGAGACTGCCAAGGACGACCGGGACCTCCACGAGGAGTTCTGGATCCCTGAACGCGCTCGCTGGAACCACATCAAGGCTCAGGAGACCGACGTTGGCGCGGCGCTGAACAAGGCACTCGCGGCGGTCGAAGACGAGAACGATCCCATCGCTGACCGCGTGCTCACTACGGTCGATTTCAACGACAAAGAACGGTTGCCCGACTCACTACTCTCCGATCTCGTCTCGCACTTCTCGAAGCACCGCTATCGGAACGCGGATCTCGAAGACCCTGACATCTTCGGACGAGCCTACGAATACCTCATCCGCGAGTTCGCCGACGACGCCGGCAAGAAGGGCGGCGAGTTCTATACGCCGCGCGAGGTCGTCCGGCTGATCGTTAAGTGCGTGAATCCGGAGCCGGGCCATCGTGTGTATGACCCTTGCTGTGGCTCCGGTGGGATGCTCATCTACTCCGCCGAGCACATCCGTGAGTCGGGCGGCGACATGACCGACATCTCGCTGTACGGCCAGGAGAAGAACCTGAACACGTGGGCGATCGGCCAGATGAACGTCTTGCTCCACGAGCTGTACGACGCGAAGATTGAGAAGGGCGATACCATCACCGAGCCCAAGCGCGTCACGAAACACGACGAACTAGAGGTGTTCGACCGGGTCATCGCGAACCCGATGTGGAACCAGAAGGAATGGAGCAAGGACTGGGTGGAGGACAACGAGCCGTACAACCGCTTCCCGTACGGCCTCCCGCCGTCGAACCGCGGCGATTGGGCGTGGGTTCAGCTCATGATCGCTTCGCTCAACGAGACCGGAAAGGCGGGTGTCGTCATGGACAACGGCGTGCTGTTCCGCTCGCGCTCGGAAAAGAAAATCCGCAAACCGGTGCTGGAGAACGACCTCGTTGAGGCTGTTATTGCCTTACCGGAGAATCTGTTCTACAATACAGGCTCGCCGGGTTGTATCCTCATCCTGAATAAGGACAAGCCCGAAGAACTCGAGGACAAGGTCCACTTCATCTACGCCGAGGACCAGACCCTTCGGGAGTCAGAAGTCCAGGTATTTGAAGAACTCTCAAATCAGAATCAGCTCACCGACGAGGGCGTAGATTATATTGCAGAGACGTTCCTGGCAGGCCGTGAGGAGGGCCACCACAGTCGGCTGGTCGATATGGAAGAGATTGAGGAAAACGACTGGAATCTGAATGTCCCGCGGTACATCGATACTACCGAACCTGATGAACCGATCGACGTGAGCGAGAAGCTTCGGGAATTGGACAAACTGGCTGAGGAGCGTCGAAAGACCGACGAGGAGCTTCAGCAGTACATGGAGGAGTTAGAGTACCAATGA
- a CDS encoding restriction endonuclease subunit S codes for MNWIPDQQVREDYQKVSWGPNEEYIPSDWDIKSINEISEDVIYPQRDKPEDLNGEIPWIRIEDLEGKYIAESDSGKGVTQETIRDMNLSVFPRGTLMCSCSGNMGVCAITERELISNQTFAGIVPSETIETEYLYYALGNRSEDLQRMSTGTTIAYLSSDKLNKFSIPYPPLREQRRIAEILSTVDEQIQQTIEIIKKTKELKKGLMQDLLIEGFSKNSTQEVQIGPRSLQIPEHWEMKSCGQLFNAVNGRAFKTEEWAEEGTQIIRIQDLRPDAKAETNYADFDVDKKYHVTEGDLLFCWAGNIKTSLGAYIWSGERAYLNQHIYNLRAKSELDKRFFAYSLNQHLKLLKTMVGGSAGQVHITKTDFEAFRLPVPPIEEQKKIGDIIEKSKMKTQEEKERKSKLEDLKSGLMQDLLTGKIRTRFN; via the coding sequence ATGAATTGGATTCCAGACCAACAAGTCAGAGAAGATTATCAAAAGGTGTCTTGGGGACCAAATGAGGAATACATTCCGTCTGACTGGGATATAAAATCTATAAATGAAATTTCTGAGGATGTTATTTACCCGCAGCGAGACAAACCTGAGGATCTCAATGGTGAGATTCCATGGATTCGAATTGAGGATCTTGAGGGAAAATATATTGCTGAATCAGACTCAGGGAAGGGAGTAACTCAAGAAACTATCCGGGATATGAATCTAAGCGTCTTCCCCCGGGGAACACTAATGTGTTCCTGTAGCGGGAATATGGGGGTTTGTGCAATTACTGAACGCGAACTAATATCCAATCAGACTTTTGCAGGAATCGTCCCTTCTGAGACGATTGAAACGGAATACCTGTATTATGCTCTCGGGAATCGCAGTGAAGATTTACAACGAATGTCCACTGGTACGACCATCGCTTACTTGTCAAGCGACAAGTTGAACAAGTTCTCAATTCCGTACCCACCACTCCGTGAACAGCGTAGGATCGCTGAAATCCTCTCGACGGTCGACGAGCAAATTCAGCAAACAATCGAGATCATCAAGAAGACAAAAGAACTGAAGAAGGGACTGATGCAGGATCTCCTGATTGAAGGCTTTTCTAAGAATTCTACCCAAGAGGTTCAGATCGGTCCCCGATCACTACAGATTCCGGAGCATTGGGAGATGAAATCCTGTGGCCAGTTATTCAACGCAGTGAATGGACGTGCTTTCAAGACAGAAGAGTGGGCCGAAGAAGGGACTCAAATAATTAGGATTCAAGACCTAAGGCCCGATGCAAAAGCAGAAACCAATTACGCAGATTTCGATGTTGACAAAAAATACCACGTTACGGAAGGCGACTTACTCTTCTGTTGGGCAGGAAATATTAAAACCTCACTTGGCGCATATATTTGGTCGGGCGAGAGAGCTTATCTTAATCAGCATATTTATAACCTTCGTGCTAAATCAGAACTCGACAAAAGATTCTTTGCATATTCTCTAAACCAGCACCTAAAGTTGTTAAAAACAATGGTTGGAGGGTCAGCAGGCCAAGTACATATAACAAAAACAGACTTCGAGGCATTTCGGCTTCCGGTTCCACCTATTGAGGAACAAAAGAAGATCGGTGATATTATCGAAAAATCGAAAATGAAGACGCAAGAAGAAAAAGAGCGGAAGTCAAAGCTAGAAGATCTTAAGAGTGGACTGATGCAAGACCTACTAACTGGAAAGATTCGTACGAGATTTAACTAG